In the genome of Cupriavidus malaysiensis, one region contains:
- a CDS encoding aromatic ring-hydroxylating oxygenase subunit alpha, with translation MFLKNTWYVACTPDELAGKPLGRTLCNEKMVLYRDGNGAVAALEDFCPHRGAPLSLGFVRDGQLVCGYHGLTMGRDGKCAAMTGQRVGGFPSIRSYPAIERYGFVWVWPGDAALADDTLIPHLEWAVNPAWAHGGGLYHIGCDYRLMIDNLMDLTHETYVHASSIGQAEIEESAPATRVEGDTVVTSRHMEGILPPPFWAAALRGNGLADDVPCDRWQICRFTPPSHVMIEVGVAHAGKGGYEAAPEHKASSIVVDFITPETETSIWYFWGMARNFKAEDAALTATIREGQGKIFAEDLDMLEAQQRNLLAHPERKLLKLNIDAGGVQARRILDRLIAHEQAQAQASGQRGAA, from the coding sequence ATGTTCCTGAAAAACACCTGGTACGTCGCTTGCACGCCCGACGAACTCGCAGGCAAGCCGCTCGGCCGCACCCTCTGCAACGAAAAGATGGTGCTGTACCGCGACGGCAACGGCGCGGTCGCCGCGCTCGAGGACTTCTGCCCGCACCGCGGCGCGCCGCTGTCGCTCGGCTTCGTGCGCGACGGCCAACTGGTCTGCGGCTACCACGGGCTGACCATGGGCCGCGACGGCAAGTGCGCGGCGATGACCGGCCAGCGTGTCGGCGGCTTCCCGTCGATCCGCAGCTATCCCGCCATCGAGCGCTACGGCTTCGTCTGGGTATGGCCCGGCGACGCCGCGCTCGCCGACGACACGTTGATCCCGCACCTCGAATGGGCCGTGAACCCGGCCTGGGCGCATGGCGGTGGCCTGTATCACATCGGCTGCGACTACCGTCTGATGATCGACAACCTGATGGACCTGACCCATGAGACCTATGTGCATGCGTCGAGCATCGGGCAGGCGGAGATCGAGGAGTCTGCGCCGGCCACGCGCGTGGAAGGCGATACGGTCGTCACCAGCCGCCACATGGAGGGAATCCTGCCGCCACCCTTCTGGGCCGCCGCGCTGCGCGGCAACGGCCTGGCCGACGACGTGCCGTGCGACCGCTGGCAGATCTGCCGCTTCACGCCGCCGAGCCACGTGATGATCGAGGTGGGCGTGGCCCACGCGGGCAAGGGCGGCTACGAGGCGGCGCCGGAACACAAGGCATCGAGCATCGTGGTGGACTTCATCACGCCGGAAACGGAGACCTCGATCTGGTACTTCTGGGGCATGGCACGCAACTTCAAGGCCGAGGATGCCGCGCTGACGGCGACCATCCGCGAGGGGCAGGGCAAGATCTTCGCCGAGGACCTGGACATGCTGGAGGCGCAGCAGCGCAACCTGCTGGCGCATCCCGAGCGCAAGCTGCTCAAGCTCAATATCGACGCCGGCGGCGTCCAGGCGCGACGCATCCTGGACCGGCTGATCGCGCACGAACAGGCCCAGGCCCAGGCCTCCGGGCAGCGGGGAGCGGCATGA
- a CDS encoding GntR family transcriptional regulator — MDTDNDNLSDSKSGTSSSQAVRALLGLRELVLGGELPPGSRISELWVADRLGVSRTPIRAALIRLQEEGLVEPIPSGGFAVRSFAESEISDAIELRGTIEGLAARLAAERGVSSSLLNAMRDVIAQIDTALTGELTAVKFSQYVDLNARFHQLLADACGSALVARQIEKVTSLPFASASAFVMVQSIDESAREMLLLAQAQHRAVVEAIEQREGARAEALMREHSRIANRNLKIALQNQQAMSQVLGGSLIRRTGRPA, encoded by the coding sequence ATGGATACGGACAACGACAACCTCAGCGACAGCAAGTCCGGCACCAGTTCTTCCCAAGCGGTCAGGGCCCTGCTAGGCCTGCGCGAGCTGGTACTCGGCGGTGAACTGCCGCCCGGCAGCCGCATCTCCGAGTTGTGGGTGGCCGACCGTCTCGGCGTGTCGCGCACGCCGATCCGCGCGGCGCTGATCCGGCTGCAGGAGGAAGGGCTGGTCGAGCCGATTCCCTCCGGTGGCTTTGCCGTGCGCTCATTCGCCGAGAGCGAGATCAGCGACGCCATCGAGCTGCGCGGCACGATCGAGGGACTGGCTGCCCGCCTGGCCGCCGAACGCGGCGTCAGCTCGAGCCTTCTCAACGCCATGCGCGACGTCATCGCGCAGATCGACACCGCACTGACCGGCGAGCTGACTGCCGTGAAGTTCTCCCAGTACGTCGACCTGAACGCACGCTTCCACCAGTTGCTTGCCGACGCGTGCGGCAGCGCGCTGGTCGCGCGCCAGATCGAGAAGGTCACCAGCCTGCCGTTCGCTTCCGCGAGCGCCTTCGTGATGGTGCAGTCGATCGATGAAAGCGCGCGCGAGATGCTGCTTCTGGCCCAGGCGCAACACCGCGCCGTGGTCGAAGCCATCGAGCAGCGCGAAGGCGCACGGGCCGAGGCGCTGATGCGCGAACACAGCCGCATCGCCAACCGGAACTTGAAGATCGCGCTGCAGAACCAGCAGGCGATGTCGCAAGTGCTCGGCGGCAGCCTGATCCGGCGCACGGGCCGTCCGGCCTGA
- a CDS encoding porin has protein sequence MKKNIAFAFAAATLAVPAASQAQSASSSVTLYGIADAGVSYQSHVQSTPGQGGNLFGVTSGGLSGSRWGIRGVEDLGGNLKGIFVLESGFNIDTGTSGQGNRLFGRQAYVGLQSEYGAITLGRQQNALFQLFGDYDPMAVGNSYSLNAVDTNGFNGRADNALKYTGTFGGLTATAFYSTGRDSTIANGSEVPGSFRVGTNFGGGMAYANGPLSVGVAYDQYQGTTVATSGASARRAAVGASYSLGQAKLFAGYRWLRDEVTTATARHDNLYWGGATYKFTQAFSLTGAAYYTDARTDSKDSLMFVLDADYALSKRTDAYLLLGYVKNHGNAAYGLTSTQNTLPGQNQTGAMLGVRHRF, from the coding sequence TTGAAAAAGAACATCGCATTCGCGTTCGCCGCCGCCACGCTCGCCGTGCCCGCCGCGTCCCAAGCCCAGTCGGCCTCCTCCAGCGTCACCCTGTATGGCATCGCCGATGCCGGCGTCAGCTACCAGAGCCATGTCCAAAGCACCCCCGGCCAGGGCGGCAACCTGTTCGGCGTGACCTCCGGCGGCCTGTCCGGCTCGCGCTGGGGCATCCGCGGCGTGGAAGACCTGGGCGGTAACCTGAAGGGCATCTTCGTGCTGGAGAGCGGCTTCAACATCGATACCGGCACCTCCGGCCAGGGCAACCGCCTGTTCGGCCGCCAGGCCTATGTCGGCCTGCAGAGCGAATACGGCGCCATCACCCTCGGCCGCCAGCAGAACGCGCTGTTCCAGCTGTTCGGCGACTATGACCCGATGGCGGTCGGCAACAGCTACTCGCTCAACGCGGTCGACACCAACGGCTTCAACGGCCGTGCCGACAACGCGCTCAAGTACACCGGCACCTTCGGCGGCCTGACCGCCACGGCCTTCTACAGCACCGGCCGCGACAGCACCATCGCCAACGGCAGCGAAGTACCGGGCAGCTTCCGCGTCGGCACCAACTTCGGCGGCGGCATGGCCTACGCCAACGGCCCGCTGTCGGTGGGCGTGGCCTACGACCAGTACCAGGGCACCACCGTGGCGACCTCCGGCGCCAGCGCCCGCCGCGCCGCCGTCGGCGCTTCGTACAGCCTGGGCCAGGCCAAGCTGTTCGCCGGCTACCGCTGGCTGCGCGACGAGGTCACCACCGCCACCGCGCGCCACGACAACCTGTACTGGGGCGGTGCCACGTACAAGTTCACCCAGGCCTTCAGCCTGACCGGCGCGGCGTACTACACCGATGCGCGCACCGACAGCAAGGACTCGCTGATGTTCGTGCTGGACGCCGACTACGCGCTCTCCAAGCGCACCGACGCCTACCTGCTGCTGGGCTACGTGAAGAACCACGGCAACGCCGCCTATGGCCTGACCAGCACCCAGAACACGCTGCCGGGCCAGAACCAGACCGGCGCCATGCTCGGCGTGCGCCACCGCTTCTGA
- a CDS encoding ClbS/DfsB family four-helix bundle protein, whose protein sequence is MAVPTNKDELLKAIDANFDKLIKELRAVPLSLVDERSLEGHAKGTQMSVANLAAYLVGWNELVLKWLDQDAAGEPVDFPETGFKWNELGRLAQKFYRDHEIVPWPQLLDRLVAAKDRIVLQIETHSEHELYGTPWYGKWTMGRMIQFNTASPYANARSRLRKWMKTKG, encoded by the coding sequence ATGGCCGTGCCCACGAACAAGGACGAATTGCTCAAAGCGATTGATGCAAACTTCGATAAGCTCATCAAGGAGCTACGCGCCGTGCCGCTGTCGCTGGTCGATGAACGCAGCCTGGAAGGCCATGCGAAGGGAACGCAGATGAGCGTTGCCAACCTCGCTGCCTATCTGGTCGGCTGGAATGAATTGGTCTTGAAATGGCTTGACCAGGACGCGGCCGGCGAGCCGGTCGATTTCCCCGAGACCGGCTTCAAGTGGAACGAACTGGGCCGCCTCGCGCAGAAGTTCTATCGCGACCACGAGATCGTCCCCTGGCCGCAACTCCTGGACCGTTTGGTGGCTGCGAAGGATCGCATTGTCTTGCAGATCGAGACCCATAGCGAGCACGAGCTTTACGGGACACCATGGTATGGGAAATGGACGATGGGAAGAATGATCCAGTTCAACACGGCGTCCCCCTATGCCAACGCGCGCAGCCGCCTGCGTAAGTGGATGAAGACAAAGGGCTGA
- a CDS encoding PDR/VanB family oxidoreductase, whose amino-acid sequence MRVRIADKTDAADGIAVFELVAADGGTLPPFSAGAHVDVHPGNGLVRQYSLCNDPAETHRYLLGVLRDPASRGGSAAMHALAAGDTLEISAPKNHFPLHADAGHSVLVAGGIGVTPILAMAQSLARAGASFEFHYCTRSAARTAFRERLAADDLRGCTHLYHDDAPGRQADLPGLLAAPRPDAHLYVCGPSGFMAAVLDAARAAGWPEARLHREYFAAPEAPAAPGGAFQVKVQSSGRIIGIAPDVTVVQALAAHGVEIPTSCEQGVCGTCLTRLLSGEPDHRDAYLTEEERAANDQFLPCCSRAKSGMLVLDL is encoded by the coding sequence ATGCGGGTCCGGATCGCAGACAAGACCGATGCCGCCGACGGCATCGCCGTGTTCGAACTGGTGGCCGCCGACGGCGGCACGCTGCCGCCCTTCAGCGCCGGGGCGCACGTCGACGTTCATCCCGGCAACGGACTGGTGCGCCAGTACTCGCTGTGCAACGACCCGGCCGAGACGCACCGCTACCTGCTCGGCGTGCTGCGCGATCCCGCTTCGCGTGGCGGCTCGGCGGCCATGCATGCGCTGGCGGCCGGCGATACGCTCGAGATCAGTGCGCCGAAGAACCATTTCCCCTTGCACGCCGACGCCGGGCATTCGGTGCTGGTGGCGGGCGGCATCGGCGTCACGCCGATCCTGGCGATGGCGCAGAGCCTCGCGCGCGCCGGCGCCTCCTTCGAGTTCCACTACTGCACCCGCAGCGCGGCGCGCACCGCGTTCCGCGAGCGGCTTGCGGCCGACGACCTGCGCGGGTGCACGCACCTGTATCACGACGACGCGCCAGGCCGGCAGGCCGACCTGCCGGGCCTGCTGGCCGCGCCGCGCCCCGACGCGCATCTCTACGTCTGCGGCCCGTCCGGCTTCATGGCCGCCGTGCTCGACGCCGCGCGCGCGGCCGGGTGGCCCGAGGCCCGGCTGCACCGTGAGTACTTCGCGGCCCCGGAGGCGCCTGCCGCCCCCGGCGGCGCCTTTCAGGTGAAGGTGCAGAGCAGCGGCCGCATCATCGGGATCGCGCCGGACGTGACCGTGGTGCAGGCCCTGGCCGCGCACGGCGTGGAGATTCCGACCTCGTGCGAGCAAGGGGTCTGCGGCACATGCCTGACGCGCCTTCTGTCCGGCGAGCCGGATCATCGCGACGCCTACCTGACCGAGGAGGAACGCGCCGCCAACGACCAGTTCCTGCCGTGCTGTTCGCGCGCGAAGAGCGGGATGCTCGTGCTGGATCTTTAG
- a CDS encoding glycine zipper family protein translates to MKRRSLPLLVAAALAMGGCTSMPTGPSVMVLPGSHKTYEQFRGDDLNCRHLALDRVSGASPSQASGNASGTGYSGYDAQQEYDAAYLQCMYAAGHRVPAYGPMLAAPPARPPANYRPDFPPPAPQGRTP, encoded by the coding sequence ATGAAGCGGCGTTCCCTCCCCCTCCTGGTAGCAGCTGCGCTCGCCATGGGCGGCTGCACGAGCATGCCGACCGGCCCCAGCGTGATGGTGCTTCCGGGCAGCCACAAGACGTACGAGCAGTTTCGCGGGGATGACTTGAACTGCCGCCACCTGGCGCTGGACCGCGTCAGTGGTGCGAGCCCGTCTCAAGCCTCCGGCAATGCCAGCGGCACCGGATACTCCGGCTACGATGCGCAGCAAGAGTACGACGCAGCCTACCTGCAGTGCATGTATGCCGCCGGACACCGGGTCCCGGCCTACGGGCCGATGCTTGCCGCGCCGCCGGCGCGGCCGCCCGCGAATTACAGGCCCGATTTCCCGCCGCCGGCACCACAAGGACGCACCCCCTGA
- a CDS encoding alpha/beta fold hydrolase — protein sequence MFNIGKTVIAGDAALFVSAAGKAGGQPIILLHGGLGSRDDFLPLAKHLAADYRLIAIDSRGHGRSALGDLPLTYRRLEQDAAAVLAELGLTDAGIIGHSDGGIVALRLAASGAVRPRFVVAAGAHWQLPADDPARAIYQGITVDEWRGMFPQQVQHYEAENPAPDFAMLFGATAAMWLGNDDNAYPGPAVRSIACPLLVVHGDEDFLVSRRQAFELVEQVEGARLLNLPFASHTVLEDCPEDVLPALKSFLASLSQVK from the coding sequence ATGTTCAACATCGGTAAGACAGTGATCGCAGGCGATGCCGCCCTGTTTGTGTCGGCAGCAGGCAAGGCGGGCGGGCAGCCGATCATCTTGCTGCATGGCGGCCTGGGAAGCCGAGACGACTTCCTGCCATTGGCGAAGCATCTGGCAGCGGACTATCGGCTGATTGCCATCGACAGCCGTGGGCATGGGCGATCGGCGTTGGGCGACCTCCCTCTCACCTACCGTCGGCTCGAACAGGATGCCGCCGCCGTTCTGGCCGAGCTTGGCCTGACAGATGCCGGGATCATCGGCCACAGCGACGGCGGTATCGTGGCATTGCGCCTTGCCGCATCCGGTGCCGTCCGGCCTCGCTTTGTCGTGGCGGCTGGCGCGCATTGGCAACTGCCGGCCGATGACCCGGCCCGCGCAATCTATCAGGGCATCACGGTGGACGAGTGGCGTGGCATGTTCCCGCAGCAGGTCCAGCACTACGAGGCTGAAAACCCCGCGCCTGATTTTGCGATGTTGTTCGGTGCAACCGCGGCCATGTGGCTCGGGAACGATGACAACGCCTATCCGGGGCCGGCAGTGCGCTCGATCGCCTGCCCGCTCCTTGTTGTTCATGGCGATGAGGACTTCCTGGTTTCCCGCCGTCAGGCTTTTGAGCTGGTCGAGCAGGTCGAAGGGGCGCGCCTGCTGAATCTGCCTTTCGCCTCGCATACCGTGCTGGAAGACTGCCCTGAAGACGTTCTTCCTGCGCTCAAGTCATTCCTTGCCAGCTTGTCGCAGGTCAAGTGA
- a CDS encoding MBL fold metallo-hydrolase, which produces MDQLVGSHRSRAPIQRVDFDRVSVFFGEKSGKYPDGNQVLVRGSDTRAAFDTPIVANHIGAEFEATELVVMGHVHEDHMAGLHRLPHAAVHVHEADLPAARSWDGLLAAYGSHAGYAAEMLARFQRDFFYAPRPDAQAYVDGATWDLGQVRIRAFHMPGHTAGHTVLLVEPEGVAFIGDIDLTGFGPYYGDACSSLADFRRTLARLPEIPAKVWVTSHHRGVYTERERFLRDLAAFAAKLDEREQRLLAWLGEGQQTLAQLVERRLLYPQGYEGLWVVDAETRTIARHLAELLADGRVRVDEGGVYRLG; this is translated from the coding sequence ATGGACCAGCTTGTCGGCAGTCATCGTTCCCGTGCCCCGATCCAGCGTGTCGATTTCGATCGGGTCTCGGTGTTCTTCGGCGAAAAGAGCGGCAAGTATCCCGACGGCAACCAGGTGCTGGTGCGCGGCTCGGATACCCGCGCGGCCTTCGATACGCCCATCGTCGCCAACCACATCGGCGCGGAGTTCGAGGCCACCGAGCTGGTGGTGATGGGGCACGTGCACGAAGACCACATGGCCGGCCTGCACCGCCTGCCCCATGCCGCGGTCCATGTGCACGAGGCCGACCTGCCCGCGGCGCGCAGCTGGGACGGCCTGCTGGCCGCCTATGGCAGCCATGCCGGCTACGCGGCGGAGATGCTGGCGCGTTTCCAGCGCGACTTCTTCTACGCGCCGCGCCCCGACGCGCAGGCCTATGTGGATGGCGCCACCTGGGACCTCGGCCAGGTCCGCATCCGCGCCTTCCACATGCCCGGCCATACGGCCGGCCACACCGTACTGCTGGTCGAACCCGAAGGCGTGGCCTTCATCGGCGATATCGACCTGACCGGCTTCGGGCCCTACTATGGCGACGCCTGCTCCAGCCTGGCGGATTTCCGCCGCACGCTGGCGCGGCTGCCGGAGATTCCGGCCAAGGTGTGGGTCACCTCGCACCACCGCGGCGTCTATACCGAGCGCGAACGCTTCCTGCGCGATCTTGCTGCTTTCGCGGCCAAGCTGGACGAGCGCGAGCAGCGCCTGCTGGCCTGGCTCGGCGAAGGCCAGCAGACGCTGGCGCAGCTGGTCGAACGGCGCTTGCTGTATCCGCAGGGCTACGAGGGACTCTGGGTGGTGGACGCCGAGACCCGCACGATCGCGCGGCACCTGGCCGAACTGCTGGCCGACGGGCGGGTGCGGGTGGACGAGGGCGGGGTGTATCGCCTGGGGTGA
- a CDS encoding SAM-dependent methyltransferase produces the protein MALKIGELARRAGLTVRALHHYDAIGLLSPSARSDGGSRQYSHEDVIRLHRIQALKHFGCSLSDIKAYLDDAGIEPAEIIHRQISVLDEQARRAQALRDGLQHLAEKITRGSETGMADWLNLLEMMTMYEKHLSSEDLDHLRAQQQASGSNLDARRAELIAETRRSMESGRLPEHQEAQVLAWRWVQHMKDTTGDNAQLASRLKAMQEREPRAREITGFTPAMHQWISLSVVNARANLFAKYLSPVELEDVRRRMIAHVDDWPQLFAEVRAQMEAGAGVADPAVQVLARRWQELFRDSYCGDDAALEGRIHLALQNEPGLSVGIGLDLPLILFIQKAILSLRERAQTSVNTGPRPSAQRVATLRAAHRLLDTPLILDDPLALRILGSSNEAAVRGNPGHYDDPLSRGLRLSLAVRSRYAEDTWSKAAQHGVRQYVILGAGLDTYAYRGPHQAGRIFEVDLPATQQWKRECLSAAGIGIPASLTYVPTDFEHGSLAGALSDAGFRVDQPAFFSWLGVSIYLEEAAILETLRFIASCAAGSAVVFDYVADPALLTPMERVGTELVRAKIAESGEPWKTFFDPAALAESLRALGFGKADNVSPEDLSDRYLAGRTDGFRMGSAMRLMHAVV, from the coding sequence ATGGCATTGAAGATTGGAGAGCTCGCAAGACGCGCGGGCCTGACCGTGCGGGCGCTGCACCACTATGACGCGATCGGATTGCTGTCCCCCTCCGCCCGTTCGGATGGCGGGTCTCGCCAATACAGCCACGAGGACGTGATCCGCTTGCACCGGATCCAGGCGCTCAAGCATTTCGGCTGTTCCTTGTCGGACATCAAAGCCTATCTGGACGATGCCGGAATCGAGCCGGCTGAGATCATCCACCGGCAGATCAGCGTGCTCGACGAGCAGGCGCGGCGCGCCCAGGCACTGCGGGACGGTCTTCAGCACCTGGCGGAAAAGATCACCCGCGGCAGCGAAACCGGCATGGCGGACTGGCTCAACCTACTGGAAATGATGACCATGTACGAAAAACACCTCTCGAGCGAGGACCTGGATCATTTGCGGGCGCAGCAGCAGGCGTCGGGTTCAAACCTCGATGCCCGCAGGGCCGAACTGATTGCCGAGACGAGACGATCGATGGAGTCCGGGCGGCTGCCGGAACATCAGGAGGCACAGGTACTGGCCTGGCGCTGGGTGCAGCACATGAAGGATACGACGGGAGACAACGCCCAGCTCGCGTCGCGACTGAAGGCCATGCAGGAACGGGAACCCAGGGCCCGGGAGATCACCGGCTTCACGCCGGCAATGCATCAATGGATTTCCTTGTCGGTGGTCAACGCCAGGGCAAACCTGTTTGCCAAGTACCTGTCACCGGTCGAACTGGAAGACGTGCGCCGGCGCATGATCGCCCACGTCGACGATTGGCCGCAGCTGTTCGCGGAGGTGCGAGCGCAGATGGAGGCCGGCGCGGGGGTGGCCGATCCGGCCGTCCAGGTCCTGGCCCGCCGCTGGCAGGAGCTGTTCCGCGATTCGTACTGCGGTGACGATGCCGCGCTCGAAGGCAGGATTCACCTGGCGCTGCAGAACGAACCCGGACTGTCGGTCGGCATCGGCCTCGATCTGCCGCTGATCCTGTTTATCCAGAAGGCGATCCTGTCCTTGAGAGAGCGCGCACAGACCTCCGTCAACACCGGCCCCAGGCCAAGCGCGCAACGCGTCGCGACCTTGCGGGCGGCACACCGGCTCCTGGATACGCCGTTGATCCTGGACGACCCGCTGGCCCTGAGAATCCTGGGCAGCAGCAATGAAGCCGCCGTGCGCGGCAACCCGGGGCACTACGATGACCCATTGTCCAGGGGGCTCAGGCTGTCCCTCGCGGTGCGCAGCCGCTATGCCGAAGATACGTGGTCGAAGGCTGCGCAGCATGGCGTGCGCCAATACGTCATCCTGGGCGCCGGGCTGGACACCTATGCCTATCGCGGGCCCCACCAGGCGGGACGGATCTTCGAGGTGGACCTGCCGGCGACGCAGCAATGGAAACGGGAATGCCTCAGTGCCGCCGGCATCGGGATTCCGGCGTCGCTGACCTACGTGCCCACGGACTTTGAACACGGCAGCCTGGCAGGCGCCTTGTCGGATGCCGGCTTCAGGGTGGACCAGCCCGCTTTCTTCTCGTGGCTCGGCGTCTCGATCTACCTGGAGGAAGCGGCGATCCTGGAGACCCTGCGCTTCATCGCTTCGTGCGCGGCCGGCAGCGCCGTCGTCTTCGACTATGTGGCAGATCCTGCCTTGCTCACGCCCATGGAGCGCGTGGGGACGGAGCTGGTGCGCGCGAAGATCGCGGAAAGCGGAGAGCCGTGGAAGACCTTTTTCGATCCGGCAGCGCTGGCCGAAAGCCTGCGCGCGCTGGGATTCGGCAAAGCGGACAACGTCAGCCCGGAGGACCTGAGCGATCGCTACCTGGCCGGACGCACGGATGGCTTCCGCATGGGCAGCGCCATGCGATTGATGCACGCCGTGGTCTGA